One window of Streptomyces sp. FIT100 genomic DNA carries:
- the idi gene encoding isopentenyl-diphosphate Delta-isomerase, with product MPTTPATAATSSPNGTQQPILLELVDENGHTIGTAEKLSAHQAPGQLHRAFSVFLFDEQGRLLLQRRALGKYHSPGVWSNTCCGHPYPGEAPFAAAARRTHEELGVSPSLMAEAGTVRYNHPDPASGLVEQEYNHLFVGMVQAQLRPDPEEIGETAFVTAAELAERHARDPFSAWFMTVLDAARPAIKELTGPAGGW from the coding sequence ATGCCGACCACACCCGCCACCGCGGCGACCAGCTCGCCCAACGGCACCCAGCAGCCGATCTTGCTCGAACTGGTCGACGAGAACGGCCATACCATCGGCACCGCGGAGAAGCTCTCCGCCCATCAGGCACCCGGACAGCTGCACCGGGCGTTCTCCGTGTTCCTCTTCGACGAGCAGGGGCGGTTGCTGCTCCAGCGCCGCGCGCTCGGGAAGTACCACTCCCCCGGTGTCTGGTCGAACACCTGCTGCGGGCACCCGTACCCGGGCGAAGCGCCGTTCGCGGCCGCCGCGCGCCGGACGCATGAGGAGCTGGGCGTGTCGCCGTCGCTGATGGCGGAGGCCGGCACGGTCCGCTACAACCATCCGGACCCGGCGTCGGGCCTGGTCGAGCAGGAGTACAACCACCTCTTCGTCGGCATGGTGCAGGCCCAGCTGCGGCCCGACCCCGAGGAGATCGGTGAGACGGCGTTCGTGACGGCGGCCGAGCTGGCCGAGCGGCACGCGCGCGACCCGTTCTCCGCGTGGTTCATGACGGTGCTGGACGCGGCGCGCCCGGCGATCAAGGAACTCACGGGCCCGGCCGGGGGCTGGTGA
- a CDS encoding ATP-binding protein, with translation MESPGSIPARPLSYEGVWRFTAPALDVSVPQARHAVRDLIRRQGVPVHDDLLQGLLVIVSELVTNSVRHAALLSPQVAVEVAVGPEWIRVAVEDNHPYRPKALETDYAQTGGRGLLLVKEITREAGGTCDVEHTATGGKIIWAALPLTTLGVRGEGAF, from the coding sequence ATGGAGAGCCCCGGGAGCATCCCGGCCCGGCCGCTGTCGTACGAAGGCGTCTGGCGGTTCACGGCACCTGCGCTCGATGTCTCCGTGCCCCAGGCCCGCCACGCAGTCCGCGACCTGATCCGCCGCCAGGGCGTGCCGGTCCACGATGACCTTCTGCAAGGGCTGCTGGTGATCGTCTCGGAGCTGGTGACGAACTCCGTCCGCCACGCGGCGCTGCTGTCGCCGCAGGTCGCGGTGGAGGTCGCGGTCGGCCCCGAGTGGATCCGGGTGGCCGTCGAGGACAACCACCCGTACCGGCCCAAGGCGCTGGAGACGGACTACGCGCAGACCGGCGGCCGCGGCCTGCTGCTCGTCAAGGAGATCACCCGGGAGGCGGGCGGCACCTGCGACGTCGAGCACACCGCGACCGGCGGAAAGATCATCTGGGCCGCGCTGCCGCTGACGACCCTGGGCGTCCGCGGCGAGGGCGCCTTCTAG